In Aquincola tertiaricarbonis, the genomic stretch CCAGATCGGGGGCAAGTGATCATGGGTGCACTCGACTTTTCCTTCCTCAGCTGGGGCGTCATCCAGAGCTTCGTGCTCAAGGGTTTCCTGTTCTCGCTGCAGCTGACACTGATCGCCATGGTCGGCGGCATCGTGCTGGGCACGCTGCTGGCGCTGATGCGCCTGTCCGGCAAACCCTGGCTGGAAATTCCCGCCGCGGCCTACGTGAACACCATGCGCAGCATTCCGCTGGTGATGGTGATCCTGTGGTTCTTCCTGCTGATCCCCAAATTGCTGGGCCAGCCGCTGGGCGCCGAGATCTCGGCCATCATCACCTTCACGTTGTTCGAGGCCGCCTACTACTCCGAGATCATGCGCGCCGGTATTCAAAGCGTGCCGCGTGGCCAGGTGTATGCGGGTTACGCGGTGGGCATGACCTACCCGCAGACCATGCAGCTGATCGTGCTGCCGCAGGCCTTCCGCAACATGCTGCCGGTGCTGCTGACGCAAACCATCATCCTGTTCCAGGACACCTCGCTGGTGTATGCCATTGGCGCCTACGACCTGCTCAAGGGTTTTGAAGTGGCGGGCAAGAACTTCAACCGCCCGGTCGAAACCTACCTGGTCGCCGCCGTCATTTACTTTGTGATCTGCTTCAGCCTCTCCATGCTCGTGCGCCGGCTGCAGAAGAAAATCGCCATCATTCGTTGAGACAGGAAGCTCCCCATGATCGATATCAAGAACGTCAGCAAGTGGTATGGCAGCTTCCAGGTGCTCACCGACTGCACCACCACCATCAAGAAGGGTGAAGTGGTCGTGGTGTGCGGGCCCTCGGGCTCGGGCAAGAGCACGCTGATCAAGACGGTGAACGCGCTGGAGCCGATCCAGAAGGGCGACATCGTGGTGGACGGCACCTCCATCTCCGACCCCAAGACCAACCTGCCCAAGCTGCGCAGCCGCGTGGGCATGGTGTTCCAGCACTTCGAGCTGTTCCCGCACCTGACAGTGACCGAGAACCTGACGCTGGCGCAGATCAAGGTGCTGGGCCGCAACAAGGACGAAAGTCTCAAGCGCGGCCTGAAGATGCTGGACCGCGTGGGCCTGTCGGCCCACAAGGACAAGTTCCCCGGCCAGCTGTCGGGCGGCCAGCAGCAGCGCGTGGCCATCGCGCGTGCGCTGTCGATGGACCCGATCGTGATGCTGTTCGACGAACCCACCTCGGCGCTGGACCCCGAGATGGTGGGCGAGGTGCTGGACGTGATGGTGCAGCTGGCGCACGAAGGCATGACCATGATGTGCGTGACGCACGAAATGGGCTTTGCCAAGAAGGTCAGCCACCGCGTGATCTTCATGGACGCCGGCAAGATCATCGAGGACTGCACCAGCAAGGAGTTCTTCACCAACCCCGACGCACGTTCGCCGCGGGCCAAGGACTTCCTGTCGAAGATCCTCCAGCATTGACCTCTGCCCCCAAGCTCGCTGCGCTCGCGCCCCCCAGGCCCTTGTCAAAGGGCCCTTCGGACCCTGGGGAGCGTTCAGCCTTGGGGCGGCCCGGCGGCTGAACCTTCGGCCTCCAAGCTCGCTGCGCTCGCTGTCCGGCCGGGCAGAATGGCTCCATGAGCTCTTCTGCCCCCGCCTCCGAAGTCGCCAGCCAGCTCACGCTGACCCGGCCCGACGATTTCCACCTGCATGTGCGCGACGGTGCCGCCCTGGCGGCGGTGCTGCCGCACAGTGCCCGCCAGTTCCAGCGGGCGGTGATCATGCCCAACCTGCGGCCGCCGATCACCAGCGCCGCGCAGGCCGTGGCCTACCGTGAGCGCATCCTGGCCGCCCGGCCCGAAGGCTCGAACTTCGAGCCGCTGATGACGCTGTACCTGACCGACCTGCTGCCGCCCGACGAGATCCGCCGCGCGAAGGAGGCGGGCGTGGTCGCCGTCAAGCTGTACCCGGCGGGCGCCACCACCAACAGCGATGCGGGCGTGACCGACCTGCGCAAGACCTACAAGACGCTGGAAGCGCTGCAGCGTGAAGGCATGCCGCTGCTGATCCACGGCGAGGTCACCGACCCCGACGTCGACCTGTTCGACCGCGAGGCGGTGTTCATCGACCGCGTGATGCGGCCGCTGCGCGCCGACCTGCCCGAGCTGAAGGTGGTGTTCGAGCACCTGACCACCCGCGAAGGCGCGCAGTACGTGAGCGAGGCCGGCCGCTTCACCGCCGCCACGCTGACGCCGCAGCACCTGATGTTCAACCGCAACGCCATCTTCATGGGCGGGCTGCGGCCGCATTACTACTGCCTGCCCGTGCTCAAGAGCGAAGAGCACCGCCAGGCGCTGGTGCAGGTGGCCACCTCGGGCAGCGACCGCTTCTTCCTGGGCACCGACAGTGCGCCGCATGCGGCGCACCTGAAGGAGCATGCCGGTGGCCACGCCGGCTGCTACACCGCGCTCACCGCGCTGGAGCTGTATGCCGAGGTGTTCGAGGCGGCCGGTGCGCTGGACAAGCTGGAAGCCTTTGCCAGCTTCCACGGCGCCGACTTCTACGGCCTGCCGCGCAACACCGGCCGCGTGACCCTGGTGCGCGAAGACTACCCGGTGCCCGAGTCCGTGCCCTTCGGCGATGCCCAGCTCAAGCCGCTGCGCGGCGGCGAAACGCTGCGCTGGCGACAGCTCGACCCCGCCTGAGCCTCAGCCGCCACCCAGATTCAAGGTGGCGTCCTTCCAGGCCGACCAGGCCACGGCGCCGATGGCGATCAGCACCAGCAGGCCGACCAGCAACGCGATGACGCGGGCGCGCACCGACAACCCGCCAGGGCGCTGACGCGCCGACGCACGCTCGGTGGGCGCGTCCGTGTCTTCGGCCTGCGGCAGCATCAGGTCGGGCAGCTCGATGCGCGGCAGGCCGTCGGCAGCCAGGCCGGCTGCGCCCGCCGGCAGGGCGCCAGGCGCGCGGCGGGGCGGGGCGGGCGGCAGCGATCCGATGGCCGCCGCAATGGCGGCGCGCACGGCGTCGTCGATCGGCTCCTCGTCATCGGCCGGCGCGGCTGGTGCGGCGCCCGCGCGGATGGACCGGTCGGCCGGCAGGTCGATCGGCTGCAGCGTCGGTACCGCGGGCGGCGTGGTGAAGACCGCGGCCGTCAGCACCGGTGGCGGCGCGGCTGGGGTGGGCTCCGGCGGCAGCGGTGCCAGCGGCGGCGGCTCGGGCGCCTGCGGCACGGCCGGGGGCGGCGGGGCCGCCTCCACCGCATGCAGCAGCGGCTCCACGCGGGTGTGGGCGGCCGCGTTGGCCATGAACTGCGGGATCGGGTCGTGCGCGGGTGCCGCATCGTCCGCGGCCGGCGATATCTCCGGCGCGGGCGGCACATCGAACGCGGGCTCGGGCGGCCCGGCCGTGAGCTCGGCGTGCACCGGTGCATCCGCCGTCAGCGACGGTTCGCCAGCAGTCGGCTGCGTTGCGGGCGGCGGTTCGGCCACTTCAGCCGCTTCGGCTGCCGCGCCTTCAGCGGGCAGGTCGGCGCTCGCGACCACCGCTGCGGGTGCCGGCACCGGCTCCGACGGCGGCTTGTCTTCCCACGCGCGGGCCACCGGCAGCGGCGCTTCGTGCAGCGAGGGCCGCCCCGGCAACGGGTAGGCGGGCGCTGCAGCGCCTGCCGCGGAAGCGGCCGCAGCCGCGGGCGTGGGGGCTGGCGCCGCCGCCGGCCGCGGCGTGGGCCGCAGTGGCGCGGCGAAGGCCGACTGCTCGGCCACCGCGCTGCGCAGTGTGGAAGCGCGCAGTGAGGCACCGATGGACGGTGCCGGCCAAGGCCGGGTGGCGGTGGCGTCGAAGGGCTCGCCGCCGGGCAGCGTGACGTCGACCATGCCGCTGCCCAGGCCGCCGCCGGCCCGCAGGCCCATGGCCTGGCGCAAGGCGGCCATCGATTGCGGACGATCGCCGGGTGCGGGCGCCAGCGCACGCTCCAGCGCGTGCGAGAGCGCATGGCCCATCGGTGCGCGGGCGCGCAGCGCATGGGCGGTGGGCGGCTCGCTGGACGGCGTGACCGGCTGCGCCGACATCGCGAAGCGCGCCAGCGCTGCCAGCGCATACACGTCGCTCCACGCGCCGCGCGGCAGGTGGCCGCCGGACGGCAGCTGTTCCACCGGCGTGTAGGCCGGATCGAGCGCGCCCTGCAGCGACCGCCGCACGGTGCCGAAGCCCAGCAGCAGCGCCGGCCGGCCCTCGGCCAGGATCACCTGTTCGGGCAGCACATAGCCATGCACGAGGTTGGCGCCGTGCAGCGCTTCCAGCGGCACCATCAGGTCGGCGATCAGGTGGCGCAGGCCGCCTTCGTCCATGGTGTCGGTGTACATCGCCCGCCACGAGGCGAGCGTGCGGCCCGGTGCGAAGGGCATCACCCGGAACACGGTGCCGCGGTCCTCGAACAGGCCGGTCACCGGCAGCAGGCCGGGAATGTCCAGGTGCGCCAGCAGCCGCGCTTCTTCGACGAAGGCCTGGCGGCCGGTGGCGAAGGCGGCCGCCTCGGCCTCGCTGCGCGGGGTCACTTGGCCCTCGGCGTCGCGCACGCTCAGCGCGGGCACGAAGTACTCCTTCAGCGCCACCGCGCGCCGCAGCATCGGGTCCACCCCGTGGTACACGATGCCGAATTCGCCGACCGACAGCACCGAATCGATCACCACGCCGCCCACCCGGGTGCCGGGCGGCAGCGCGTACTCCAGGCCCGGCATCGCCGCGGCCGCCAACTTCAGGGGCTTGGCCACGTCGTGCTTCTTCACTCGGCCGGCAGGAAGCCTTCGACCGACAGGTAGCGCTCGCCGGTGTCGTAGTTGAAGCCCAGCACGCGGGCGCCGGCCGGCAGATCGGGCAGCTTCTGCGCAATGGCCTGCAGCGTGGCGCCGCTGCTGATGCCCACCAGCAGCCCTTCTTCGCGGGCGCTGCGGCGCGCCATCTCGCGGGCGGCCTCGGCGTCCACCTGCACCACGCCGTCCAGCAGCGCGGTGTGCAGGTTCTTGGGCACGAAGCCGGCGCCGATGCCCTGGATCGGGTGCGGCGAGGGCTGGCCGCCGCTGATCACCGGCGAGGCGGTGGGCTCCACAGCGAACACCTTGAGCTGCGGCCACTCGGCCTTGAGCAC encodes the following:
- a CDS encoding amino acid ABC transporter permease; translation: MGALDFSFLSWGVIQSFVLKGFLFSLQLTLIAMVGGIVLGTLLALMRLSGKPWLEIPAAAYVNTMRSIPLVMVILWFFLLIPKLLGQPLGAEISAIITFTLFEAAYYSEIMRAGIQSVPRGQVYAGYAVGMTYPQTMQLIVLPQAFRNMLPVLLTQTIILFQDTSLVYAIGAYDLLKGFEVAGKNFNRPVETYLVAAVIYFVICFSLSMLVRRLQKKIAIIR
- a CDS encoding amino acid ABC transporter ATP-binding protein, whose product is MIDIKNVSKWYGSFQVLTDCTTTIKKGEVVVVCGPSGSGKSTLIKTVNALEPIQKGDIVVDGTSISDPKTNLPKLRSRVGMVFQHFELFPHLTVTENLTLAQIKVLGRNKDESLKRGLKMLDRVGLSAHKDKFPGQLSGGQQQRVAIARALSMDPIVMLFDEPTSALDPEMVGEVLDVMVQLAHEGMTMMCVTHEMGFAKKVSHRVIFMDAGKIIEDCTSKEFFTNPDARSPRAKDFLSKILQH
- the pyrC gene encoding dihydroorotase; the protein is MSSSAPASEVASQLTLTRPDDFHLHVRDGAALAAVLPHSARQFQRAVIMPNLRPPITSAAQAVAYRERILAARPEGSNFEPLMTLYLTDLLPPDEIRRAKEAGVVAVKLYPAGATTNSDAGVTDLRKTYKTLEALQREGMPLLIHGEVTDPDVDLFDREAVFIDRVMRPLRADLPELKVVFEHLTTREGAQYVSEAGRFTAATLTPQHLMFNRNAIFMGGLRPHYYCLPVLKSEEHRQALVQVATSGSDRFFLGTDSAPHAAHLKEHAGGHAGCYTALTALELYAEVFEAAGALDKLEAFASFHGADFYGLPRNTGRVTLVREDYPVPESVPFGDAQLKPLRGGETLRWRQLDPA
- a CDS encoding serine/threonine protein kinase, with protein sequence MAKPLKLAAAAMPGLEYALPPGTRVGGVVIDSVLSVGEFGIVYHGVDPMLRRAVALKEYFVPALSVRDAEGQVTPRSEAEAAAFATGRQAFVEEARLLAHLDIPGLLPVTGLFEDRGTVFRVMPFAPGRTLASWRAMYTDTMDEGGLRHLIADLMVPLEALHGANLVHGYVLPEQVILAEGRPALLLGFGTVRRSLQGALDPAYTPVEQLPSGGHLPRGAWSDVYALAALARFAMSAQPVTPSSEPPTAHALRARAPMGHALSHALERALAPAPGDRPQSMAALRQAMGLRAGGGLGSGMVDVTLPGGEPFDATATRPWPAPSIGASLRASTLRSAVAEQSAFAAPLRPTPRPAAAPAPTPAAAAASAAGAAAPAYPLPGRPSLHEAPLPVARAWEDKPPSEPVPAPAAVVASADLPAEGAAAEAAEVAEPPPATQPTAGEPSLTADAPVHAELTAGPPEPAFDVPPAPEISPAADDAAPAHDPIPQFMANAAAHTRVEPLLHAVEAAPPPPAVPQAPEPPPLAPLPPEPTPAAPPPVLTAAVFTTPPAVPTLQPIDLPADRSIRAGAAPAAPADDEEPIDDAVRAAIAAAIGSLPPAPPRRAPGALPAGAAGLAADGLPRIELPDLMLPQAEDTDAPTERASARQRPGGLSVRARVIALLVGLLVLIAIGAVAWSAWKDATLNLGGG